A window of Toxotes jaculatrix isolate fToxJac2 chromosome 11, fToxJac2.pri, whole genome shotgun sequence genomic DNA:
TATTGCTGTGGTTATGTGATTGTTACAAATGATCGATGCTAATACCCGTTTTAATATTTATGAACTGTGACATCTGATTTATTATGACGCTAACGTCGTTGCAACGTCGTAGCAAAGTTAGCGTTAGCTAACAAAAGTATGGAGAGGAGTAGCGAAAGCACTGTACTGTCGAAGTTTCACAAACAGGGAAAATTAAATGTAGATATAGACAGTATCACATAGGACTGCTATGTTCTTTTTCCTGTGTAGTATTATAACCACAGTATaatacttgtttttgtttttttgtttttttttagctgatttgAATACTTCTACTTAAGAAGagaatatattttattgttcTGTCCCGAAAACAATTAACACTAACATAAAGTGAGACAATAAGCccctcacattttcacatttgtatTAATAATAGTAAAACAGGTACACTGTCTGAGTCACAGTGAAATTTCTTACCTAGTCACTGAGTCAGCCATTCAGCCATATGTTAGTACTGGACAGAGGCCTAAATAGTTTTGCAtgtgctgtaactgtaatgATACTTAATTTGTGTTGTTACAGACTAAAATGTATTGCCCTTTTTGTGGATGCAACCTTAAATCTGCAACGTCATTCTGCAGTCTGTGTGGCAAAAACATTCAGTTCTTAACTGAACTTGAGAAGCCGAGCACAAGTGAAGGTAACATTTTTCAAGTTTACTTATTCAGAAGCATCAGCAataatttttcatcttttttatttaaacttaaGTTGACactgatattgatattgatgTCTTTGATTCAGGAAGTACAGGAAAATGTGCACTGGCCACATTCCGGCATTTCCGgagtttaaaagaaaaggagagacaatcctgtttcaaaaggaaaaaagaaccTTTAAATGAAAAGCCTGTGAAGGTAACGTATTTTTTCTGATGGAAGACAGTCATTCTGTTAGCAATCCCTTCAGTCATGAATTGCCATGTGTATCTGTGAACCTGTTTACAGCTTACTGTTTAGTCACATTATGTTTCCTGTGTAGATTTCTGTAGGCATTATGAAGATAAAAGATGGAGGTCTGAAAACTGTGCGAGGAATGGTACTACCACTTATGGTGCACCCAGAGATAAATGCTGAGCAACTGCGTAAAGCTGCTGAACAAAAAATGAAGGACTTCAACAAAAAGTTGCAAGATGGTCCTTACTTTCTTCTTTACCCTGATGGCACAAAAATAGCTGACATTCCAGGAACAGACAAACCCTTCACTCTCAAAGCCTACAAGGAGGCACTGGGGAAAGCATACCAAAGGATCACAGTGTACATTTGTACGGCTGAAGATTTCAGTTGTGAGTGATTTTGGAAGTAATAACCAAACAAAAAGCTCTCCTAAACTGATTATCACCTAACTGATTAGCATCTTCCTGTGTCTGATATTGTACTTCACAGGTCAGGAATTCAGCACAGACTCATCTGATTCAGAGGTGATCATAACAAGCCGAAGTGCTGCTGAATTTAATTCAGCTGATACAGTAGTGAGTGTAACATTTATGGCACATGTACAGATTAGAGACCCTTAACTGGGTCACAATGCTCATCAAATGAGACACTGAGATTGCTGACACTGTAGTTTCTGTCTATCAATTCCTAAATGcacatgttttgtgttttctggttCCAGGTATTCGAACCTACCCTCAACAGTACCAGAGATGGTAGTCAGTCTAAACATACTGATGAAGCAGCACTGGTAATATGTGATCACTTAACCCTAATTAActtcaatttaaaatgtatttatcctcaatttatttaaattaattttgctGCTATATACAAAATATCACTCATTTACGCCATTCTTCgtgtatgttttatgtttccacATCAATTGTGTTTAAGTTGCAGACTGGATGTCACAAATTCTTTGAGACACCACCTCTAAAAATCAAATCTTCACTGAAAAACTTTGCACTGTTTACAAGAAAATGtattgaaaatgtaaattgtaaAAGTGCACAAAAAACAGTCAGTTAAGCCCCCAAATTTAACTGTAGGAACACTATATTAagtttaaactttatttaagcTTGGATGAGGACCCACTTTCAACTCACCACTTAATTCCCTTGTTATACAGGTTTCACTTTCAGACACGGAACATGGCCCAGAAACATCACAATGTGCAATGGACACTACGTACTATAGGTATTATGCGTTCTCTCTCAAATTTCGAGTATCTCAGTGATGTATTTGcaaatagaaaattaaatagTGTGTTTTTCTTAGCAAATATACAGAATTATATGCACCCATTGTAATAGAGGATGAAGAGAACTCGGACAGTGATTCAGGCAGTCATGATGCTCCAAAGGATGCAGAGTAAGAAATAAGTTACCAACATGCAACTGTTCTTGTTTATCTGGTAAAATATCCCTAATATTATTAGTAtcaaattaattcatttatatGGTTATAATCTATCCCTTGGTAGGGTGGAACAGCAGTCTGCTTCAGAAGTAATTGCAAACCTGGCACTCCAGATTGACCGCAACACTGTCAGCAGATTTAACATCTGCCGCTCTGAGTTCTGGAATGGAGCCATGAGAGGATTCAAAAGGGGAACGTTCTCTGAAGCAAAGGATCTTCTGGTGAAGTTTTCTGATGATGCTGGAAGGTTTGAGGAAGGCCTCGATACAGGTGGCCCCAAAAGAGAATTCTTATCACTTTTGATGAAAAGCTTGCGAAAACGACCCATATTTGATGGACCAGCAGAGAGTCGCTACATTGTCTACAATTCAACAGGTACTATTTTATACGGAAGGTTTAAGAAGTAGAATTACTGCTTTCaacaatgcaatgcaatgcTTTCTTAATATGGAAACTGCTTTAATTCTTAATTACTCTACACTTCTATGAGCAGCAATCAGAGAGGATGAGTATAGACTGGCAGGAAAGATGATTGCTGTGTCAATTGTACATGGCGGACCTGGCCCAAATTTCCTCTCAAAGGATCTGGTCAGCTACATCTCAGGGCAGACCAGTTTCAGCTCTTCAGTAGCAGACATTACAGATGAGGAAATAGGGAAAGTTCTACAAGAGGTATGAGGGTCATTGACTGAAGGGAGTGATACTAGTCATGAGATTCTATTTATTAAAGAGAGCAGTTATTTCTGATAATgctattatttatgtattattcTTTGTATTCAAAATGAATGAAGgacatgttatttttttagATCCAGAGTGCATCCTCATTGGAGACACTTCAAGCTCTAATTGTACAGAACAGTACCATGTTGCAGACTGCAGGGTGCTTCAGATATGTAAAATCAGTGAAGGAAAAGCACATCATTGTGAAGGAGTACCTCAAATGGTACATAATCGACAGGAACCACAGTGCAATCGAAAGGtagttttttttagccaaaaatatttagtttaacaaaaaaattgaTTAGTCAATTATTGATATGAAAATGGACAATGAATTGAAGTCATCGATGCTCTGTAGGTTAAAGTACAGATAACAATCTGTTATTGTGTTTCAGATTCAAGGATGGACTTACCAGCTTGCAGTTTTTAACAGCCCTGCAGCAGCATCCTACTGTTCTGGCCCCTGTCCTCTGTAATTCAGGTAACAGTTTAACTGTTACAGCCATTGAAAATCTGTTCCAACCAGAACTCAGCCCTATAGGAAGCAACAGGAGGGCTCAGGAGGACAAAACCAGGAGTTTCTGGGCAGACTACTTGCTTGATTGCGAAGGTTTGTTAGTTAAGCTGTCCAACTTTATAATTAAAAGTCCTAGTGTTGTTGTGGATACAATTGTCAGTCAGTTCATTCTAATGTTTTGTACTTTTAGAAAATAACAGTACCGTCACCCTGGAAGAGATCTTCATGTTTGCCACAGGGCTGCCCTGTGTGCCTCCTGCTGGCATGGACCCTCAGCCCCGCCTGCAATTTCTTCCCACTTCAAAACTACCCATGGCAAATACATGTGCCAACACCTTAAAGCTGCCTCTGTTAGACAGCTACAACACTTTTAAGGAAAACATGAGCTTTGGAATAAAGAATTCACCTGGCTTTGGATTTGCCTAAGCAGCCATGACTTTTTAGTCTGTTGTACAAAAAATGTGCAGCATTAGATTTGTTAAAAAGTGGATGTCTTGTTTATAATTGCACCTTTGGGGAAAAAAcatcattcattcagttttataAAGATTGTTTacacatatttttgtgtgtgaaggCTCCACATGTAACATTGCATGTCAttaagtaaaacacaaaaaactcttattttatactgtaacttcagtttattttatattgtacatTATGTTTACCGTACTTCAGTTTGCCTTCTATAACCAACTAAAGGTTGGCCATACCCTTCAGGGTGACGTAGAGTTCTACAGCAGAATCCCATTCTGTAGGAGCTGTCAGGCCACTTTGCCTTTGTAGTTCTTCAAAGATTTGCTGTTCAGGAGTTGCTGGTGCTGGAATGAGGCTGCCAAGCTGGTTTAGTGTTTCCTCAGATGCTGAAAGTCCACAATTTGTTCCATTAAATCTATGAGAAAGAACAAGACCTTTTTACAGTGAATGGGCATCACATCAGCAAATCTTAAGGTTTTAATACTGACATTTTCACTCATAGCATCTTGACTTGAGTGAAGCATTAATATTGATTTGCTTGAATTATATCTTGATGCATTTTTAGACCATAAAATaacatgtgatgtgatgaaatgtACTGATGCAAGATTATTGTATTATCCAGGATTGTGTCTTGTAGATGTAGTTGAATAAAAACATGAGTTTATCTTCCTGTGTTGACATGTATAATGTAATTTTGCCATACTCACCTGTGAGGTACATGATACATAGCCTCAGGTTTACCAGATGGGCATCGGGACTGGCGAACAGGACGGATAGTGTGAGTGTTCCATAACTGCTTGTATTCGTCCAGTTCTTTCTGCAGGACACCCAAGAAACAATGTCGCACTAAACTTGTGTCTTCAGAACTGCCATTGAAGAGATGCTTCTCCCTCAAGTCACTGAACAGATTCATCCAAAACTGCCCCCTAGTTACAGAAGATACATTTTACTAAATTGTCATACTGTACCTTGGCCCTGAAAAAGTCTTAACATTTGTTAGTATGATATGTAAAGATAGACAAGGTGCACAGGTATAAAATGTTGATAAGCTTTAAGAAATGGTGTTTATAACACTAATAAGGTGCCAGGAAAAAGAGAGTAGAACCCAGATCAGTATaaccacatacagtaaacaaaaaTTGTTAGATACGAATCAGGGGAAGTGAAGAAGAGAGGGGGAAGTGATAACaagaggagaagggaaaggagaagacagaggaagaggaccaGTAAGAGGATAtggagaagaacagaaaaagacaaggagGGAAGGAGTAGGAGAAGAAGGggacagaaagaagagcagGACAAAGTGGGACTGTCAAAAACTGCAATCAATGAATGAATTgagaatataaaacaaaaacctttgttTCCGAAAGTAGGACCACCAGCTTTCAATGCGTTGGTTAGCTACTGAAGTGCAATACATGTGACTTTTTGCTCCTGCAAATTCATCAGCATGCTCTGATCTTAAAGAGCAGTGAAGTGCCACCATCAGTCCATTTTCTGTGCCACAGTCTGTGCGGAGGCGCATTGGAAGCACTCCAAACTCGGCTACACACTGGATGTAATTTTGAGCAATAACACCAGGATCATTGTTGGATTTCCCACATTTGAGCCACATCATTTTTCTGGAGAAGCCATCTATACAGCCACTTATTGCAATTCCAAAAGGCTTCAGTTTGTCATAGCCATCAACATGCCACACTTCATTGGGTCCCATTGAGTGGTACGCTCTTCGGACGAATCTCCGTCTAGTGCGCATTTCTATTGCAGATGGATCCAGTTCTCTCATTAGGTGCATCACTTCATCTCTCCTGACAGTAAAGGAGTACTTCTGTTTCAGAATCTGCCACATTGACCGGTAACCTAACAGTTGGCATGACCCCTTCAGTTCCTCAGAAATGGCTGCTTTCACTGTAGCTGTTGGAGTGTAGTTAGTTCTCCTTGTCAAGCCTGCGtcctgcatttttcttttcaaagtcTGAAGACTCAATGAAATATTGTGCTTTGTTGCCAGTAAGTCCAGTATTATCCCATAACTGTGGCCctctgtaaaatatttatagaTGAGTTggtctgtcactgcagcttcaGGACCTGTAGTGTAGAAATGAGGACACTTTATTTTAGACTAGAAAATATACTTTTACTGAATAGTtcataaaaagtaaaagaaatagAACATATATATGAACAGAACTAGTTAATAATATCAAACCTATAATAACTGTAGGTAAAAAATATACCTTCAGCTTGATGACTCCTTAAAAACTGCATATTTCTGCCACATGAGCCACAATATGACAAAACATGTTGAAGGTAGCATCCACAAAACGGACAGTACATTCTGATCTGTAATAACACAAATTAGAGATCATTAGTGTTATAGCACATGAAAGACTATGAAGACCTAGATGATGTGATTGAATGGCTGAGTCGATAGATAAGATGTTCTGGAgtctggagattttttttttaaattaatgtataCTATGTACATTATAATCTAGATAAAGGATAAAGATTGTTGTGCatgtacatttaattttctctgtttgtacaACTTCAGACGCCTAAGGTAAGCCACATATATGAATGTTGTCCCACAGTAGCCTACTTTCGCTACTCCTCTCAATACTTTTGTTAACTAATCCTAACTTTGCTACGACGTTAGCGTCATAATAAATCAGATGTCACAGTTCATAAATATTAAAACGGGTATTAGCATCGATCATTTGTAACAATCACATAACCACAGCAATAATTATAATCTTTTGAATTACGTTTCACTTACTTAGCAAAACAGAACTCCTCCTAGCTGCGTCCCAGCGTAGTCTCGTAGTCCCGTCTGGCTTACTTCCGTTTTGAGGCTAACTTCCGTTGTCATATATTTCCGTTGTGggttaatgtatttgtgttgcggcttttgtatttgtgttgcggcttttgtatttgtgttgcggCTTTTGTATTTCTGCGGCCTCTCTCGGCCACCGtaccacagtgttacactagatacaTTAAGTTATAagtagctatacaaaaataaaaacatattcaagattcaagagtctttattgtcattatgcgaacataacgaaattttgcagactcccggctttaaggcacacatataaataaataacacaaatccttaaaaaagaacacttatgaaaatataaacacaaagtatagtaagtaaaataaagtaagtaaataataaagtgcagcttagtgcaagtccagtgtatggaatgctgtgagtgtttgattgtgttctgtgtggttgtcagcatcagcaggggtgGGTTGGGGGCATGTTTGAGGGTCCTGTATGGGgatgggatttgagtgttttcactgcggtggggctgttgcttttacagctctggggaagaagctgtccctgagtctgttgttgattgttttaatgttcctgtaccacGTTCCTGATGGAAGTGGTACAAACATTGCGTTGCCCGGGTGGGCGGGATCTGTTGCAATGTGTCTGACCCTTTTCTGCACTCGAGCAgcgtaaactgagtccagatctgctaGCCGACGGCCgacaatcccctgtgctgtgcagctaccatagcacactgtcacactgaggcacaggacgCTTTTGACTGTGGCCCTGTAAAAGGTTTGATTGTGGCCCTGtaacataggtgttaggatgctgcagTTGAGTCAGGGCTGTGTCAAGTGCTAACCAGACTGcatcctccatcctccttcAGGCATACAGGGATTGTGGACagcttgaaaatgtccagaaaaactcctgccagttgCTCAGCGCATGACTTCAGggtagtgctgcacgattaatctaatcacaatcgcgatgtcacgctgtgcgattacgtaaccgTTTAAAGGACGATTGCGATTTAATGTGGAGGAATTGAcggcacatccacacgctgtgggcagccgcaggtatggtcacgtgactatctggctttcagcaaacagcagtgaccgacatggacgctgaggaggaacatgagggacaagcagagACGACCCcgaacagcaagacgtgctgtgtaaaacctgcaaagctaaagtcactacgtcccgaggtaatacgaccaatcgctatcaacatttgagacaacacagagaaaaattcgacgagtgcatgcaaataaaagcccaaccaagtaacgtgaaagataaaactgaaaactgcctgaaagaaccacaaagaacaatcacggatacattttgaaaatatctttattttcaaacttttatttatttttttatattacgttatttggaacaaacagtgtaatcttcaggttttgtattttttttgtgtcatgtgtatgttttgagttgagaaatacacaaactatcattattctgtgttgtccctgatattcaagcaagtggactcatgacaccattcatttataatatcgtaTTCGcaatcgcaatattgtccacaatcaCAATCGCacgttttcatcaaatcgtgcagcactagtttcttattgccctgtatgtctgccagcctgaagtttcattagaagaatttgctttatgccaaaggtgctgtttatggccaataagctcagacagatcagaactgCGACTTCCACATCAGGGATAAGACCAATCCTGTGCCATTCAACTTgtgtcaggtcatataaaaaagtcttttcattaaagtttttctggaggcgtttgaaaacaatcaagggAGGACTTCTTGAGATGGTGCCCTTGCGCACACAAGCTACATTATAATGGTCactgaagctttgacaaaaaactccacatgtatacctatctggcctgttggtgagtGTAACATCAATTAATGTGCCACATTCCATAGTCTTAGTATTGTATCTGGTAGGGGCCTGCACAATCTGggacaggtttagtgcatccagctgtaactgcacagaagatggagggtcaagcacatcccaattcaagtcccctagcaggagaaattcagaggag
This region includes:
- the LOC121189187 gene encoding uncharacterized protein LOC121189187; translated protein: MDTTYYSKYTELYAPIVIEDEENSDSDSGSHDAPKDAEVEQQSASEVIANLALQIDRNTVSRFNICRSEFWNGAMRGFKRGTFSEAKDLLVKFSDDAGRFEEGLDTGGPKREFLSLLMKSLRKRPIFDGPAESRYIVYNSTDPECILIGDTSSSNCTEQYHVADCRVLQICKISEGKAHHCEGVPQMVHNRQEPQCNRKIQGWTYQLAVFNSPAAASYCSGPCPL